In Synechococcus sp. CC9616, the following are encoded in one genomic region:
- the hrpB gene encoding ATP-dependent helicase HrpB translates to MTAFPIESLLPHLCEQLRPGSTVLLQAPPGAGKTTRVPLALLGALGPMGKAAPIQGDIWMVEPRRLAVRAAAERLADSLNEPVGHRIGFAIRGERRRSAQTRIEVLTDGLFLRRLQADPALEGVQCVLFDEFHERRRDADLGLVLLREARPLLRPDLAVMLMSATLDLSDLRQRLPEASVLESEGRCFPVKTVHQPPRLQESLPRQVLRAIESHALSLPDGSGVLVFLPGMAEIHRCRDLLQRTDSLVDWSVVCLHGQLPLEEQCRALQGCDRHHCGQLILASAIAESSITLSGVRLVIDSGLSRQLRYDPSSGMEGLETVPASLASADQRRGRAGRQGPGRCIRLWSPANQQRRPQFSPPELGLADPQPVVLELATWGCGLGDDLPWLDPPPRPALINGRDQLIALKALEPDGRLNARGQMLGRLGVHPRLALLMLEARRCGMPELGCDLAAILSERDPLPWRDVGCDLAARLEAMRQQKQLAALRLLSRQLHRQLDKLPQERDDRQPEISAAELILKAFPEWLALKRSDRPGRFQLRQGRGARLDEQDPLINAEALAVARLDLGQRDTRIQLALPLSRSTVDRLADEEGSWEDLLSWDEQCQRIRSERTLNLGALTLRRAPQPAPDGQECRDLIIERLQRGGTLEVLSWSPAAVQLRRRLDLAYRQLGSPWQPKDPDVLLATLSSWLGDALEGCQSWNNLDATALEHALWGSLDWSQREELERLLPTRLLIPSGRSAQLTYEEDGQIVLAVKLQEMFGCETGPTVLLGQLPVTVELLSPAGRPLQRTCDLSGFWHGSYASVRKEMRGRYPKHPWPEQPWAAQATAGTKRQSGRMKA, encoded by the coding sequence TTGACGGCCTTTCCGATCGAATCGCTGTTGCCACATCTCTGTGAGCAGCTCAGGCCCGGCAGCACCGTGTTGTTGCAGGCTCCGCCCGGCGCAGGAAAAACCACCCGTGTGCCGCTGGCTCTGCTGGGGGCGCTCGGTCCGATGGGCAAAGCCGCACCGATCCAAGGAGACATCTGGATGGTGGAGCCCAGGAGACTGGCCGTTCGGGCTGCTGCTGAACGCCTGGCGGACAGCCTGAATGAACCGGTGGGACATCGGATCGGCTTCGCGATCCGCGGGGAACGCCGTCGCTCGGCGCAAACCCGCATCGAAGTGCTGACCGATGGCCTGTTCCTCAGGCGCCTGCAGGCCGATCCGGCTCTGGAAGGCGTTCAGTGCGTGCTGTTCGATGAATTCCACGAACGTCGACGCGACGCCGACCTGGGGCTGGTGTTGCTCCGTGAGGCGCGACCGTTGCTGCGACCGGACCTCGCCGTGATGCTGATGTCCGCCACGCTTGATCTGTCGGACCTCAGACAACGTCTGCCAGAGGCCTCCGTTCTTGAAAGTGAGGGTCGCTGTTTCCCCGTGAAAACGGTGCACCAGCCCCCCCGCCTGCAGGAGTCACTGCCCCGGCAGGTGCTGCGAGCGATCGAAAGCCATGCTCTCTCGCTGCCCGACGGAAGCGGCGTGCTGGTGTTTCTACCTGGAATGGCAGAGATCCATCGGTGCCGCGATCTGCTGCAGCGAACGGACAGCCTTGTGGATTGGAGTGTGGTGTGTCTGCACGGCCAGCTGCCTCTGGAGGAACAGTGCAGGGCCCTGCAGGGCTGTGATCGCCACCACTGCGGGCAACTCATCCTGGCCAGTGCCATCGCCGAAAGTTCAATCACCCTCAGCGGGGTACGGCTCGTGATCGACAGCGGTCTCAGTCGACAACTGCGCTACGACCCAAGCAGCGGAATGGAGGGCCTCGAGACCGTCCCGGCCAGCCTCGCCAGCGCGGATCAGCGTCGCGGACGCGCAGGCCGTCAGGGTCCTGGACGCTGCATTCGCCTGTGGTCGCCGGCCAACCAACAGCGGCGGCCACAGTTCAGCCCCCCGGAGCTCGGGCTGGCCGATCCCCAACCGGTTGTTCTGGAACTGGCGACATGGGGGTGCGGCCTTGGAGACGATCTGCCCTGGCTGGATCCGCCTCCGCGGCCTGCTCTGATCAACGGCCGCGATCAACTGATCGCGCTGAAGGCACTGGAGCCTGATGGCAGGCTCAATGCACGTGGTCAGATGCTGGGACGGCTCGGGGTTCACCCCCGACTGGCGTTGCTGATGCTGGAGGCACGACGCTGCGGAATGCCAGAACTGGGCTGCGATCTCGCCGCCATCCTCAGCGAGCGGGACCCACTGCCCTGGCGTGATGTCGGCTGCGACCTCGCAGCCCGTCTTGAGGCCATGCGTCAGCAGAAGCAGTTGGCTGCTCTCCGGCTGCTCAGCCGGCAACTGCATCGACAACTGGACAAGCTGCCCCAAGAGCGCGACGACCGCCAGCCCGAGATCTCCGCAGCTGAACTCATCCTCAAGGCATTCCCTGAATGGCTGGCATTAAAACGATCGGACCGACCTGGACGCTTCCAACTCCGCCAAGGACGCGGTGCCCGTCTTGACGAACAGGACCCGCTGATCAATGCCGAGGCCCTGGCGGTGGCACGCCTGGACCTGGGACAGCGCGACACCAGGATTCAACTGGCACTCCCTCTCAGCCGCAGCACTGTTGATCGATTGGCGGACGAGGAGGGGAGCTGGGAAGACCTTCTCAGCTGGGACGAGCAGTGCCAGCGAATCCGCTCAGAGCGGACACTGAACCTCGGCGCCCTGACGCTGCGCCGTGCACCCCAGCCAGCACCAGACGGGCAGGAGTGCCGCGATCTGATCATCGAACGCCTGCAACGGGGCGGCACGCTGGAGGTGCTGAGCTGGTCCCCAGCGGCAGTGCAGCTACGCAGACGCCTGGATCTTGCTTATCGACAGTTGGGATCACCCTGGCAACCGAAGGATCCCGACGTCTTGCTGGCCACGCTGTCCAGTTGGCTCGGGGATGCCCTTGAGGGTTGTCAAAGCTGGAACAATCTCGATGCCACCGCTTTGGAACATGCTCTCTGGGGGTCGCTGGATTGGTCGCAACGGGAGGAATTGGAGCGACTGCTTCCCACGCGCCTGTTGATTCCAAGCGGTCGATCCGCGCAACTGACCTACGAAGAGGATGGGCAGATCGTGCTGGCCGTGAAATTGCAGGAAATGTTTGGCTGTGAAACGGGCCCGACCGTTCTGCTGGGACAGCTGCCAGTGACCGTGGAACTGCTCTCCCCTGCAGGACGCCCCCTACAGAGAACGTGTGATCTATCGGGTTTCTGGCATGGCAGTTACGCCAGTGTTCGCAAGGAGATGCGAGGGAGATATCCAAAACATCCATGGCCGGAGCAGCCCTGGGCAGCCCAGGCAACGGCGGGCACGAAGCGGCAGAGTGGACGCATGAAAGCCTGA
- a CDS encoding DUF2973 domain-containing protein, protein MLSSLFPLLYGAVFVALLWQAFRVMSKGFRAASAPLDGPPSSTGGDRTGQVTVHPELLDQDGRITEEDLLTVRFSSDDDSAGPGSGPGAE, encoded by the coding sequence ATGCTCAGCTCTCTGTTTCCCCTGCTCTATGGAGCGGTTTTCGTTGCCCTGCTCTGGCAGGCATTCCGCGTGATGAGCAAAGGGTTCCGAGCCGCTAGCGCACCACTAGATGGACCGCCTTCCTCAACGGGGGGAGACCGCACTGGCCAGGTCACCGTGCATCCGGAACTCCTTGATCAAGACGGTCGCATCACGGAAGAGGATCTGCTCACGGTCCGCTTCAGCAGCGATGACGACTCGGCTGGACCAGGCTCGGGACCGGGCGCCGAATAA
- a CDS encoding ATP-binding cassette domain-containing protein, with protein MLRLERVSKIYPTGEVLRDVTWEVKSGDRIGLVGVNGAGKSTQLRLIAGHEEPSSGQVVRQGDPRIAYLQQEFDVDLDRTVRQELFQAFGEAAEVLNRQRQVEEAMAGERAADDPDHLDALIHELGQLQNRFESLHGYELEARIDKLLPTIGFTPEAAERPVRDYSGGWQMRIALGKILLQDPDLLLLDEPTNHLDVETIQWLEGYLLEQSAALVVISHDRAFLDRVCNQIVSTERGISRSYLGNYTVHLEQKALEREATQAAFDRQQKEIASQQAYIDRFRASATRSTQAKSREKLLDKVERIDAPVETVSGPSFRFPEAPRSGAQVALIENLTHSYGEKILFLDVALEVERGDRIAFVGPNGAGKSTLLRLVMDLEKPDEGFARLGEHNVVARYFEQNQAEALDLDKTVIDMMFEAVPDWTQTQVRSLLGSFCFSNDSVFKQVGQLSGGEKARLALALMLLSPCNLLVLDEPTNHLDIPAKQMLEEALQAYEGAALLVSHDRYFISRVANRIVELRDGELVLYRGGYDYYLEKKEEERLAADEQRLANEREEKRKANRAKQRDRKDRRKKAA; from the coding sequence GTGCTTCGACTCGAGCGCGTCAGCAAGATCTATCCAACCGGTGAGGTGCTGCGTGATGTCACCTGGGAGGTCAAATCCGGAGACCGCATCGGCCTCGTTGGCGTCAATGGCGCCGGGAAATCCACGCAGTTACGCCTGATCGCAGGCCATGAGGAGCCCAGCAGCGGACAGGTGGTCCGCCAGGGAGATCCACGCATCGCTTACCTGCAGCAGGAATTCGATGTGGACCTCGATCGCACGGTGCGGCAGGAACTGTTCCAAGCCTTTGGCGAGGCCGCTGAGGTACTGAATCGCCAGAGGCAGGTTGAGGAGGCCATGGCTGGCGAGCGGGCCGCAGACGATCCCGATCACCTCGATGCCTTGATCCACGAACTGGGACAACTGCAGAACCGCTTCGAATCGCTGCATGGCTACGAGCTCGAGGCACGCATCGACAAGCTTCTGCCGACCATCGGATTCACGCCAGAGGCCGCTGAAAGGCCTGTTCGCGACTATTCCGGGGGCTGGCAGATGCGGATCGCCCTGGGCAAGATCCTGCTTCAGGATCCCGATCTGCTGCTGCTGGACGAGCCCACAAACCATCTGGACGTGGAAACGATCCAATGGCTTGAGGGGTATCTGCTGGAGCAGAGCGCTGCCCTGGTGGTGATCAGCCACGACCGGGCCTTCCTTGATCGGGTTTGCAATCAGATCGTGTCCACCGAACGGGGCATCTCACGCAGTTATCTGGGCAATTACACAGTTCATCTGGAACAAAAGGCCCTGGAGAGGGAAGCCACCCAGGCGGCCTTCGATCGCCAGCAGAAGGAAATCGCCAGCCAGCAGGCTTACATCGATCGCTTCCGAGCCAGCGCCACCCGCAGCACCCAGGCCAAGAGCCGGGAAAAACTGTTGGACAAGGTTGAACGCATTGATGCCCCGGTCGAAACCGTCTCCGGACCGAGCTTCCGCTTTCCGGAAGCCCCTCGCTCTGGTGCCCAGGTGGCCTTAATCGAGAACCTCACCCACAGCTACGGCGAGAAAATTCTGTTTCTGGACGTAGCCCTCGAGGTGGAGCGGGGAGACCGGATCGCCTTCGTTGGTCCGAACGGAGCCGGCAAATCGACCCTGCTGCGGCTGGTGATGGACCTGGAAAAGCCTGATGAAGGCTTTGCCCGGCTTGGTGAGCACAACGTGGTGGCCCGTTATTTCGAGCAGAACCAGGCGGAAGCGCTGGACCTCGACAAAACCGTGATCGACATGATGTTTGAAGCGGTTCCGGACTGGACTCAGACCCAGGTGCGCTCGCTGTTGGGGAGCTTCTGCTTCAGCAACGACTCGGTGTTCAAGCAGGTGGGACAGCTGAGCGGCGGAGAGAAAGCTCGGCTTGCTCTCGCCCTGATGCTGCTCAGCCCCTGCAATCTGCTGGTGCTGGACGAACCCACAAACCACCTCGACATCCCTGCCAAACAAATGCTGGAGGAAGCGCTTCAGGCGTATGAGGGGGCCGCTTTGTTGGTGTCCCACGACCGATATTTCATCTCCAGAGTGGCCAACCGGATCGTTGAACTGCGCGATGGAGAGCTCGTGCTCTACCGGGGCGGATACGACTACTACCTCGAGAAGAAAGAGGAGGAAAGGCTGGCTGCCGATGAACAACGCCTGGCCAACGAACGCGAAGAGAAGCGAAAAGCGAATCGCGCCAAGCAGAGAGACCGGAAAGACCGCCGCAAAAAGGCGGCATGA
- the xseB gene encoding exodeoxyribonuclease VII small subunit, producing the protein MSKSLSTQLKSWRKDAATLSYEESLTALDLLLEELQNDAVPLADLQQHYLRGQIYLERCEGLLLKAEQNVVQLNPDTLEPLDDA; encoded by the coding sequence ATGAGCAAAAGCCTCAGCACCCAACTGAAGAGCTGGCGTAAGGATGCTGCAACGCTCAGCTACGAGGAATCACTGACCGCGCTCGATCTGTTGCTGGAAGAACTGCAAAACGATGCGGTGCCGCTGGCAGATCTTCAACAGCACTATCTTCGAGGCCAGATTTATCTCGAGCGCTGCGAAGGCCTGCTGCTCAAGGCCGAACAGAACGTGGTGCAGCTCAATCCCGACACCCTCGAACCTCTTGATGATGCGTAA
- a CDS encoding anhydro-N-acetylmuramic acid kinase, translating to MRCLGLMSGTSADGVDAVLAEFRGSSHQPRWSLLQHHFVPYPATLQDGIVRAGQGDPMPAEAWLDLAESLTEVQALAAKACDPKDSAALVGCHGQTVWHRPPSQQRRGASWQLLQAPLLARLLNRPVVHDFRAADLALGGQGAPLVPRADAALLGGIEGWRALLNLGGIANITLIPPRGGPDCDAPVRGWDCGPANSLIDLAVKRFSQGRLGFDQDGAMAAEGLCHEETVQAWLQHPYLQAAPPKSTGRELFGGHDLDQRLRQLGGQSDTDVIATLTGFTAALVAQDLEHLQAREGISPLELVVAGGGRRNPTLMKELRHRCLGLQLRSSDELGLAAEAREALVFALLAWWHLRRHPANAPAITGAQRETVLGVLVRPD from the coding sequence ATGCGCTGCCTCGGGCTGATGAGCGGCACGAGCGCCGATGGCGTGGACGCGGTTCTGGCTGAGTTCCGGGGGTCCAGCCATCAGCCCCGCTGGAGCTTGCTGCAGCATCACTTCGTCCCTTACCCAGCCACGCTTCAAGACGGGATCGTGCGCGCCGGTCAGGGAGATCCAATGCCGGCTGAAGCCTGGCTGGACCTGGCAGAAAGCCTCACCGAAGTGCAGGCCCTCGCAGCCAAGGCCTGCGATCCGAAAGACAGCGCAGCTCTGGTGGGATGCCATGGGCAGACCGTGTGGCACCGACCACCCAGCCAACAGCGCCGCGGCGCCAGCTGGCAGCTGTTGCAAGCTCCGCTGCTGGCTCGCCTTCTGAACCGCCCAGTAGTGCATGACTTCCGGGCCGCAGACCTGGCTCTGGGCGGCCAGGGGGCTCCCCTGGTTCCGCGAGCCGATGCCGCCCTGCTCGGTGGGATCGAGGGCTGGCGAGCTCTGCTGAATCTTGGCGGCATCGCCAACATCACCCTGATTCCGCCAAGAGGGGGGCCGGATTGTGATGCCCCCGTTCGGGGCTGGGACTGCGGCCCTGCCAACAGCCTGATCGATCTCGCGGTCAAACGATTCAGCCAAGGACGTCTTGGGTTTGATCAGGACGGTGCCATGGCTGCAGAGGGGCTCTGCCATGAGGAGACCGTTCAGGCCTGGCTGCAGCATCCCTATCTGCAGGCCGCACCTCCCAAATCAACGGGCCGGGAGCTGTTCGGCGGGCATGACCTGGACCAACGCCTGAGGCAGCTGGGCGGGCAGTCAGACACTGATGTGATCGCGACGCTCACCGGCTTCACAGCCGCCCTTGTGGCGCAGGATCTGGAGCATCTTCAGGCAAGGGAAGGAATCAGCCCCCTTGAGCTGGTGGTCGCTGGAGGCGGACGACGCAACCCGACGTTGATGAAGGAACTGCGGCATCGTTGCCTGGGGCTGCAGCTGCGCAGCAGCGATGAACTTGGACTGGCAGCGGAAGCCAGGGAAGCACTTGTGTTTGCCCTGCTGGCCTGGTGGCACCTGCGACGGCATCCCGCCAATGCTCCAGCCATCACCGGCGCGCAGCGGGAGACCGTTCTGGGGGTCCTGGTGAGACCGGACTGA
- the xseA gene encoding exodeoxyribonuclease VII large subunit — MIADPIPTYSVCELNSAIGSLLERGFAPRFLVECSVSKPQLKKGHLWLTLTDGDATISGVVWASKLKQLNYRPVDGDGVIVVGKLNFWTARASLNVQVLDIRPSLTTVLRQFETVRARLLDAGLLDADRKQPLPQQPRTVAILTSVPSSALADMLRTARERWPMTTLIVVPIPVQGPVADQIRETLAALSARHQDLQLDALVLARGGGSREDLAVFDDEGLCRDLAACPLPVVTGLGHEDDLTVADLVADHRAATPTAAMVSLLPDRQEALRGLQQRRQSLHNQVQNRISREQQRLADKRLQLAEQAPERAFLHLKQELSHRQRLLQALSPQRWLKRGLAIVSDAEGATISSVQDAAAGDQLIIQLQDGALDTRVNAVLPSSVSPNP; from the coding sequence TTGATCGCTGACCCAATCCCGACCTATTCAGTCTGCGAGCTGAACTCGGCCATTGGCAGCCTGCTGGAACGGGGTTTTGCACCGCGCTTCCTGGTTGAGTGCAGTGTCTCAAAACCCCAGTTGAAGAAAGGCCATCTCTGGCTCACCCTCACCGATGGTGACGCCACGATTTCAGGGGTTGTCTGGGCATCAAAGCTGAAACAACTGAACTATCGCCCCGTGGATGGTGATGGGGTGATTGTTGTCGGAAAACTGAATTTCTGGACCGCTCGGGCCAGTCTCAACGTGCAAGTGCTGGACATCCGTCCCAGCCTCACAACGGTGTTGCGGCAGTTTGAAACCGTTCGAGCACGCCTGCTGGACGCCGGCCTGCTTGATGCAGACCGAAAACAGCCACTGCCGCAGCAACCCAGAACCGTGGCAATCCTCACCAGCGTGCCGAGCTCTGCGCTGGCGGACATGCTGCGCACAGCGCGGGAACGCTGGCCGATGACGACACTGATCGTCGTGCCGATCCCGGTTCAGGGACCCGTGGCAGACCAGATCCGGGAAACCCTTGCCGCTCTGAGCGCTCGCCATCAGGACTTGCAGCTGGATGCTCTTGTTCTGGCCAGGGGTGGCGGCAGTCGTGAAGATCTTGCGGTCTTCGACGATGAAGGGCTCTGCCGTGATCTGGCGGCTTGTCCACTGCCGGTCGTGACCGGGCTGGGACATGAGGACGATCTCACGGTGGCGGATCTGGTTGCAGACCATCGCGCCGCCACGCCGACCGCCGCCATGGTCAGCTTGCTGCCCGATCGCCAGGAGGCATTGAGGGGGCTGCAGCAGCGCAGGCAGAGCCTGCACAATCAAGTCCAAAACAGGATCTCTCGGGAACAGCAACGCCTCGCGGACAAACGCCTTCAACTGGCCGAGCAGGCACCAGAGCGCGCCTTTCTACACCTGAAACAGGAGCTGTCCCACAGACAGCGGCTGCTGCAGGCGCTTTCACCCCAACGATGGCTCAAACGGGGACTGGCCATTGTGAGCGACGCGGAGGGGGCCACGATCAGTTCGGTTCAGGATGCAGCTGCTGGAGATCAGCTGATCATTCAGCTTCAAGATGGTGCTCTCGATACCCGCGTGAACGCTGTTCTCCCATCTTCTGTTAGCCCTAACCCATGA
- a CDS encoding TrkA family potassium uptake protein, whose product MRDWWNWSPLQGSERLGFAVIGVGRFGIAVCRELMQNGAEVLAVDRSSRAVDELRQLEPAIEARVVDCTDEESLREAGVLEMGTVVVAMSEPIEASITATLIAKDSDGSRVQQVIARATSDLHEKMLKRVGADRVIFPSRMQGERLGRELIRPNLMERLKLDETHGIEEIKVPELFVGQSLRDLNLRKNFRVNVLAAGPQRSLTVNPPASHVLEQGHLLVVMGLMEDLQKLPRT is encoded by the coding sequence ATGAGGGATTGGTGGAACTGGAGCCCACTGCAGGGCAGTGAGCGACTTGGGTTCGCTGTGATTGGCGTGGGCCGCTTCGGTATCGCCGTCTGCCGGGAACTGATGCAGAACGGAGCGGAGGTGCTGGCGGTGGATCGCTCATCACGGGCCGTTGATGAACTGCGGCAACTGGAACCCGCCATTGAGGCAAGGGTGGTGGATTGCACGGATGAGGAATCGCTGCGCGAGGCCGGCGTGCTCGAGATGGGAACGGTCGTGGTGGCGATGAGCGAACCGATTGAGGCGAGCATCACCGCCACCCTCATCGCCAAAGACAGCGATGGCAGCCGGGTGCAGCAGGTGATCGCAAGGGCCACCAGCGATCTGCACGAAAAAATGCTGAAGCGAGTCGGCGCTGACCGCGTCATCTTTCCCTCCCGCATGCAGGGCGAACGATTGGGGCGGGAATTGATCCGGCCCAACCTGATGGAGCGCCTCAAGCTGGACGAGACCCATGGCATCGAGGAGATCAAGGTGCCGGAACTCTTTGTTGGCCAGTCACTCCGGGATCTCAATCTGCGCAAGAACTTCCGCGTGAATGTTCTGGCCGCGGGCCCGCAGCGCAGCCTCACGGTCAATCCACCCGCATCGCACGTGCTGGAGCAGGGGCATCTGCTCGTGGTGATGGGGCTGATGGAGGACCTGCAGAAACTTCCAAGGACCTGA
- a CDS encoding chlorophyll a/b-binding protein, producing the protein MSDNTQARFGFVNFAETWNGRLAMLGFVIGLGTELLTGQGILSQVGLG; encoded by the coding sequence ATGTCCGACAACACTCAGGCCCGCTTCGGTTTCGTGAACTTCGCAGAGACCTGGAACGGCCGCCTCGCCATGCTCGGTTTCGTGATCGGCCTCGGCACTGAACTGCTCACCGGCCAGGGAATCCTGTCCCAGGTTGGCCTCGGCTGA
- a CDS encoding TrkH family potassium uptake protein, which yields MPLRKVLTRSQAWQRRLTVPQFTVVTGLLVILLGTLLLATPLCSGAQVGLWEALFTATSAITVTGLSIIDVGTDLTGFGQGVLAVMILAGGLGLMAITTFLQGFVVKGTGLRRRLDRGKALDEFGVGGVGRTFRGIALTAAVLILIGATLLYGFGFSDIPDRGERLWAALFHSISAYNNAGFGLWSDSLERYRSNGLVNLVIMLLIVMGGLGWRVTSDMAGQLLSRRRRRLSLHTRLVLRTSILLVLIGAIGLMLTEWLNSGQNFLTLPWSERWLAALFQSVTARTAGFNTVPISVETITESGTLLVMTLMFIGASPGGTGGGIKTTVVAALMAATRSTLRGRDAVVIRNREISEKVVLRAVGITVSSLLFVLVMTLLVSFASNFNGRDDFTFLAMLFTCISAFATVGLDMGVTSELSHFGQGVLLVGMFVGRLGIWLLLSAVWDAMSQEQNHLHRQNRIGYPHEDLYV from the coding sequence GTGCCCCTCCGTAAGGTCCTCACACGCAGCCAGGCTTGGCAACGGCGACTAACGGTGCCGCAGTTCACCGTGGTCACGGGACTGCTGGTGATCCTGCTCGGCACACTGCTGCTCGCGACACCGCTTTGTTCAGGCGCTCAGGTCGGTCTCTGGGAGGCCCTGTTTACAGCCACATCCGCGATCACGGTCACCGGACTGTCGATCATCGATGTGGGCACTGATCTCACCGGCTTCGGCCAGGGGGTGCTCGCCGTGATGATCCTCGCTGGAGGGCTGGGATTGATGGCGATCACAACGTTTCTGCAGGGATTCGTGGTGAAGGGGACAGGTCTGCGACGGCGTCTAGACCGCGGCAAGGCTCTTGATGAATTCGGCGTCGGCGGCGTCGGCAGAACCTTCCGCGGCATCGCCCTCACGGCTGCCGTTCTGATCCTCATCGGCGCCACGCTTCTTTACGGCTTCGGTTTCAGCGATATCCCCGATCGTGGCGAACGACTCTGGGCCGCCCTCTTCCACAGCATCTCTGCCTACAACAACGCCGGCTTCGGACTCTGGAGCGACAGCCTCGAGCGCTACCGCAGCAACGGCTTGGTGAATCTGGTGATCATGCTGCTGATCGTGATGGGCGGTCTTGGCTGGCGGGTGACCAGCGACATGGCCGGCCAGCTGCTGAGCCGACGACGACGACGGCTCAGCCTCCACACCCGTCTCGTCCTGAGAACGTCGATTCTGCTGGTGCTGATCGGAGCCATTGGACTGATGCTGACGGAATGGCTCAACAGCGGGCAGAATTTTCTGACATTGCCCTGGTCGGAACGATGGCTTGCGGCGCTGTTCCAGTCGGTCACAGCCCGCACCGCGGGCTTCAACACCGTGCCGATCTCCGTTGAGACCATCACCGAATCAGGCACGTTGCTGGTCATGACCCTGATGTTCATCGGCGCCAGTCCAGGCGGAACTGGCGGTGGCATCAAAACCACCGTGGTTGCTGCCCTTATGGCCGCAACGCGCTCCACCCTGCGCGGCCGCGATGCCGTTGTGATCCGCAACCGTGAAATCTCAGAAAAAGTGGTCCTGAGGGCCGTCGGCATCACGGTGTCCTCCCTGCTGTTCGTGTTGGTGATGACCCTTCTCGTCAGCTTCGCCAGCAACTTCAACGGCCGGGATGACTTCACCTTCCTGGCGATGCTGTTCACCTGTATCTCCGCCTTTGCCACGGTTGGGCTGGACATGGGTGTGACCAGCGAACTGAGCCATTTCGGCCAGGGGGTTCTGCTGGTGGGAATGTTTGTCGGACGTCTGGGGATCTGGTTGCTGCTGAGTGCGGTCTGGGACGCGATGAGCCAGGAGCAAAATCATCTCCATCGTCAGAATCGAATCGGTTACCCACACGAAGATCTGTATGTCTGA
- a CDS encoding trypsin-like peptidase domain-containing protein produces the protein MPMPLNRRFLRRNLLRGCLAAGLLAAGGASVQLLPPLRTAIARPATAALSRQSFVAAAVQRSGPAVVTLETTRSMPTSSVYGLPPALLQDPMFRQFFGLKGERAPSSQVQRGQGSGVLFDSQGLLLTNAHVVDNADQLMVGLADGRRVPGRVVGKDTLTDLAVVRLEGKGPWPTASLGNSDRLQVGDWAIAVGNPFGLENTVTLGIVSNLNRNVSQLGISGKRLDLIQTDAAINPGNSGGPLLNADGEVIGINTLVRTGPGAGLGFAIPINRARAIAKQLVETGRARHPMIGIGLSPVPASTPGAAIPPGAVIRSVQPGGPAALAGLREEDVIVAIDGTSMADPAAVVSAIERRGIGDALIVTVRRGGSTLDVSLTPVDMSSLSRP, from the coding sequence ATGCCGATGCCTCTCAACCGCCGTTTTTTGCGCCGAAATCTCCTGCGCGGCTGTCTTGCTGCTGGTCTTCTGGCAGCGGGTGGTGCCTCGGTTCAGCTGTTGCCTCCGCTGCGGACTGCCATCGCCCGTCCAGCAACCGCCGCGTTGTCGCGGCAGTCCTTTGTGGCCGCGGCGGTCCAGCGCAGCGGTCCAGCTGTGGTGACCCTTGAGACCACGCGCAGCATGCCAACAAGCTCTGTTTACGGGCTTCCCCCTGCCCTGCTGCAGGATCCAATGTTTCGCCAGTTTTTCGGTCTCAAGGGAGAAAGGGCGCCGTCGTCCCAGGTGCAGCGAGGCCAGGGCAGTGGCGTTCTCTTCGATTCGCAGGGCTTGCTGCTGACCAATGCCCACGTGGTGGACAACGCCGATCAGCTCATGGTGGGTCTGGCTGACGGGCGACGGGTCCCTGGAAGGGTGGTCGGCAAGGACACCCTCACGGACCTGGCTGTCGTGCGCCTTGAAGGCAAAGGGCCCTGGCCAACGGCCAGTCTTGGCAATTCCGATCGTCTGCAGGTGGGCGACTGGGCCATTGCCGTCGGCAACCCGTTCGGCCTTGAAAACACTGTCACCCTCGGGATTGTCAGCAATCTCAACCGCAATGTGTCGCAGCTGGGGATTTCCGGGAAGCGTCTTGATCTTATTCAGACCGATGCAGCGATCAACCCTGGTAATTCAGGAGGTCCGTTGCTCAACGCCGATGGCGAGGTGATCGGGATCAATACCCTGGTTCGCACCGGGCCTGGGGCAGGCCTTGGCTTTGCCATTCCGATCAACCGGGCACGCGCGATCGCCAAGCAGTTGGTTGAAACAGGACGAGCCCGTCATCCGATGATTGGCATCGGTCTCTCGCCTGTCCCCGCATCCACGCCTGGTGCTGCTATCCCACCCGGTGCGGTGATCCGCTCGGTTCAGCCTGGTGGACCGGCTGCTCTTGCCGGCTTGCGTGAAGAGGACGTGATTGTGGCGATCGATGGCACCTCGATGGCTGATCCCGCAGCTGTGGTGAGCGCGATTGAGCGGCGTGGTATCGGTGATGCGCTCATCGTCACAGTCCGACGCGGTGGCTCAACTCTGGATGTGAGCCTGACGCCAGTGGATATGAGCTCCCTTAGTCGTCCCTGA